A window from Citrus sinensis cultivar Valencia sweet orange chromosome 3, DVS_A1.0, whole genome shotgun sequence encodes these proteins:
- the LOC127900814 gene encoding uncharacterized protein LOC127900814 → MSEGNPEIEINNGYAHINLAEEEDGGLIVEGDAGNEGGPASIDFRFCLVGRFLTDKVINFPAMKNTMASVWRPGKGVCIKDLSPSLFLFQFFHEVDVKRVLDSGPWTFDQHILLVKRLEENEQPRNVPLYFTSFWTQVYNLPIGFMSAKILKDIGNYIGTFLESDEHNLMGVWLNYMRIRVAIDVRKPLKRRMKLKKVGGDWIWVDFKYERLNIFCFICGLLGHTEKQCPQLYECTSGEMVKAYGHWMKAPNRRNAMNSGNRWLRSIPPEEAAEEKGRYGDFADTMAIDPILAANPGYTIPQNLEGNEDVGSRVVNKKGDSLVPSKTLSRVKGKQVAGAINEIDINPDSGEDMDEGLIVKYSKRRRSQAGLCSKTGSEGEASSQVLLLPLESKNGPAVGLVNQAHRDK, encoded by the coding sequence ATGTCTGAAGGAAACCCGGAGATCGAGATTAATAATGGTTATGCTCATATCAATTTGGCTGAGGAGGAGGACGGGGGGCTCATTGTTGAAGGAGACGCTGGCAACGAGGGTGGTCCAGCGAGCATTGATTTTCGGTTCTGTCTGGTGGGCAGATTTCTTACGGATAAAGTTATTAACTTCCCTGCCATGAAGAACACAATGGCTTCGGTATGGAGGCCAGGGAAGGGAGTCTGCATTAAGGATTTATCTCCCTCgctttttctatttcaattCTTCCATGAAGTGGATGTGAAAAGGGTTCTTGACTCAGGCCCTTGGACGTTTGATCAACATATTCTGCTTGTTAAGCGGCTGGAGGAGAACGAACAGCCTAGGAATGTTCCACTTTACTTTACCTCGTTTTGGACCCAGGTTTATAACCTTCCAATAGGATTCATGTCTGCGAAAATTCTAAAAGACATTGGCAACTACATAGGCACTTTTCTGGAGTCCGATGAGCATAACTTAATGGGGGTTTGGCTAAACTATATGCGTATCCGAGTGGCTATAGATGTTAGGAAACCTCTGAAGCGAAGGATGAAACTAAAGAAGGTTGGCGGAGACTGGATTTGGGTGGATTTTAAATACGAACGCCTCAACatcttttgctttatttgtGGATTACTTGGCCACACTGAAAAACAGTGTCCCCAATTGTATGAATGCACTTCTGGGGAGATGGTGAAAGCCTATGGTCACTGGATGAAGGCACCAAATAGAAGAAATGCGATGAACTCCGGCAATCGGTGGCTGAGATCTATCCCACCGGAGGAAGCTGCTGAGGAAAAAGGAAGGTACGGAGACTTTGCAGATACCATGGCAATTGACCCAATTCTTGCCGCAAATCCCGGGTATACCATCCCTCAAAACCTCGAGGGGAACGAGGACGTGGGAAGCAGGGTAGTTAATAAGAAAGGTGACAGCTTAGTGCCTTCTAAGACTTTATCTCGTGTGAAAGGAAAGCAAGTTGCGGGGGCAATAAATGAAATTGATATCAATCCGGATTCTGGGGAAGATATGGATGAAggattaattgttaaatattcCAAAAGGAGAAGGTCACAGGCAGGATTGTGCAGCAAAACGGGCTCTGAAGGAGAGGCATCTTCCCAAGTGTTGCTTTTACCTCTTGAATCAAAAAATGGACCAGCGGTGGGCCTTGTAAATCAGGCCCACCGAGACAAATGA
- the LOC127900903 gene encoding putative disease resistance RPP13-like protein 1 has product MSIVGEAFLVVTVEMLVEKLASEVIQLFARRGQIEADLKKWEELLLTIKVVLDDAEEKQITKPSVKTWLGKLQNLAFDAEDMLDEFATEAFRRKLLLLEQADRRPTGTTSKFRMLIPACCTKLSPPHVKFDSMIATQTEEITARFEEIAAEKDKLDLKEISGGFRYGRVRERPLSTTSLVDEDEVYGREKDKEALVGLLRRDDLNSGRGFSVIPITGMGGLGKTTLAQLVFNDVRVEEHFPDFRAWAYVSEDFDAVGITKVILQAAVGSVDVNDLNLLQLQLENQLKNKKFLLVLDDMWTENYDDWTNLCKPFKAGLPGSKIIVTTRNEDVSSMVTTPSAAYSLENLLRDDCLSIFVRHSLGRTDFSAHQYLSEIGEKIVDKCNGSPLAAKTLGGLLRGKYDPKDWEDVLNSKIWDLDEDKSGIMRALRVSYYYLPSHVKRCFAHCSLLPKGYPFDERQIVLLWMAEGLLQHKTDGIEMEELGRKSFQVLHSRSFFQRSKIDASWFLMHDLIHDLASWSSGEICSSTEITWDRHNQGRFSRNLRHLSYLCSRFDGIKRFEGLHEVEYLRTLLALPVSTRKQSFVTKNLVFHVIPRLRRLRVLSLCGYWILQLPNDIGELKHLRYLEFSRTAIEVLPESVSTLYNLQTLILERCYRLKKLFPDIGNLTNLRHLKNSHSNLFEEMPLRIGKLTSLRTLAKFAVGKSNCSGLRELRSLTLLQDKLTISGLENVNDAEDAKEAQLNGKEKLEALSLKWGDKTTNSDSREVAEIQTRVLEMLKPHYGLKELKVQGYGGAKLPTWLGQSSFKNLVVLRFRNCNQCTSLPSVGHLPSLKNLVIKGMAKVKSVGLEFCGKYCSEPFPSLETLCFEDMQELEEWISHAGTAGGDQEAAKGFHSLRELSIINCSKLKGRLPQRFSSLERVVIRSCEQLLVSYTALPPLCELAIDGFWEVAWISHAVEADISDSSNSGPEESRAEVLPWEISIPDQESLPDGLHKLSHITTISMYGSRLVSFAEGGLPSNLCSLTLFGCRYLTALPNGIYNLSSLQHLEIRACPRIASIPEEVGFPPNITELHIEGPNICKLFFDLGFHNLTSVRDLFIKDGLEDEVSFQKLPNSLVKLNIREFPGLESLSFVRNLTSLERLTLCECPNLISLPKNGLPPSLVYVDIYSCPYLEERCKVKGVYWHLVADIPYVRLNGGLVLHPRECS; this is encoded by the coding sequence TCGTTGGAGAGGCCTTTCTAGTAGTCACTGTTGAGATGTTGGTTGAAAAGCTGGCTTCGGAGGTGATTCAGCTATTTGCACGCCGAGGGCAAATCGAAGCTGATCTTAAGAAATGGGAGGAGCTATTGCTGACGATCAAGGTGGTCCTGGATGATGCGGAGGAGAAGCAGATAACAAAGCCCTCGGTGAAGACGTGGTTAGGCAAACTCCAAAACTTGGCTTTCGATGCAGAAGACATGTTGGATGAGTTTGCAACTGAAGCTTTCCGGAGGAAGTTGTTGCTGCTTGAACAAGCTGATCGTCGACCCACCGGTACTACAAGTAAGTTCCGGATGCTTATTCCTGCCTGCTGCACCAAATTGAGTCCACCACATGTCAAGTTCGATTCCATGATTGCGACGCAAACAGAGGAGATTACGGCCAGATTTGAAGAAATTGCAGCAGAGAAAGATAAACTGGATTTGAAAGAAATTTCGGGAGGGTTCAGGTACGGCAGAGTCCGGGAAAGGCCACTGTCAACAACCTCTTTGGTCGATGAAGACGAAGTTTACGGCAGAGAAAAAGACAAGGAGGCACTCGTTGGACTGTTGCGGAGGGATGATTTAAATAGTGGCCGGGGATTCTCCGTTATTCCTATAACAGGTATGGGAGGTCTGGGGAAGACCACTCTTGCTCAACTTGTTTTCAATGATGTCAGAGTGGAAGAACATTTTCCTGATTTCAGAGCCTGGGCTTATGTTTCCGAAGATTTTGATGCTGTTGGGATAACAAAAGTGATACTACAAGCAGCTGTTGGAAGTGTTGATGTCAATGATTTAAACTTGCTTCAACTGCAACTGGAGAATCAActgaaaaacaagaaatttttacttgttttggatgatatgtGGACCGAGAATTATGATGACTGGACAAACTTATGCAAACCATTTAAAGCTGGCTTACCAGGCAGTAAAATTATCGTTACAACTCGGAATGAAGATGTTTCGTCAATGGTGACCACTCCTAGTGCGGCGTACTCATTAGAAAACTTGTTGCGTGATGATTGCTTGAGTATATTTGTTCGACACTCCTTGGGAAGAACAGATTTTAGTGCTCATCAATACTTGAGCGAAATCGGTGAGAAGATAGTGGACAAGTGCAACGGTTCGCCTCTAGCAGCAAAGACTCTGGGGGGTCTTTTACGAGGCAAATATGACCCCAAAGATTGGGAAGATGTGCTAAATAGCAAAATCTGGGATTTGGATGAAGATAAAAGCGGTATTATGCGTGCTCTAAGGGTTAGCTATTACTATCTTCCTTCACATGTAAAACGATGCTTTGCACATTGTTCGTTGCTACCCAAGGGTTATCCATTTGATGAGAGGCAAATAGTTTTACTATGGATGGCAGAGGGTTTGTTACAACATAAGACTGATGGGATCGAAATGGAAGAATTAGGCCGCAAGTCTTTTCAAGTGCTCCATTCAAGGTCATTTTTCCAACGGTCAAAGATAGATGCGTCATGGTTTCTTATGCACGACCTTATTCATGATCTTGCCTCATGGTCTTCGGGAGAAATATGCTCTAGTACGGAGATTACATGGGATAGACACAATCAAGGGAGATTTTCCAGAAATCTTCGTCATTTATCTTACCTCTGTAGCAGATTTGACGGAATTAAAAGGTTTGAGGGGCTCCACGAAGTTGAATATTTGCGAACTCTCTTAGCACTGCCAGTGAGCACAAGAAAGCAATCTTTCGTGACTAAAAACCTTGTTTTTCATGTCATACCAAGACTACGGCGGCTGAGAGTCTTATCTTTGTGTGGCTATTGGATCCTTCAGCTTCCGAATGACATTGGAGAATTGAAGCATTTACGgtatcttgaattttcccgCACTGCAATTGAAGTTTTGCCTGAATCGGTCAGTACTCTTTACAATTTACAGACACTCATTTTAGAGCGTTGTTACCGTTTAAAGAAGTTGTTTCCGGACATAGGGAACCTTACCAACTTGCGGCATCTCAAAAATTCTCATTCGAATTTATTTGAAGAGATGCCTTTGAGAATTGGTAAGTTGACGAGTCTCCGAACACTGGCCAAATTTGCTGTGGGTAAAAGCAACTGCTCTGGGTTAAGAGAGTTGAGATCTTTGACGCTTCTTCAAGACAAACTGACTATTTCAGGCTTGGAGAATGTGAATGATGCCGAAGATGCCAAGGAAGCTCAATTAAATGGCAAGGAGAAACTTGAAGCACTATCGCTAAAATGGGGCGACAAAACTACTAATAGCGATTCAAGGGAGGTAGCAGAAATCCAAACTCGTGTTCTTGAGATGCTAAAACCTCATTATGGACTGAAAGAGCTGAAAGTACAGGGTTATGGTGGTGCAAAGCTTCCAACTTGGTTAGGACAGTcctcatttaaaaatttagtggTACTAAGGTTTAGAAATTGTAACCAATGTACCTCCTTGCCATCAGTTGGGCATTTGCCCTCGCTTAAGAATCTTGTTATCAAAGGCATGGCCAAAGTAAAGAGTGTTGGTCTGGAGTTTTGTGGAAAGTATTGCTCAGAGCCTTTTCCATCACTAGAGACTCTTTGTTTCGAGGATATGCAAGAATTGGAGGAATGGATTTCTCATGCAGGTACTGCTGGTGGTGACCAAGAAGCTGCTAAAGGGTTTCATAGCTTGCGAGAGCTTTCCATAATAAATTGTTCAAAACTGAAAGGTAGATTGCCCCAGCGTTTTTCTTCACTTGAAAGAGTTGTCATTAGGAGTTGTGAGCAATTGTTGGTGTCATATACGGCGCTCCCCCCACTCTGTGAACTAGCAATTGATGGATTTTGGGAGGTGGCTTGGATAAGTCATGCGGTTGAAGCAGATATTTCTGATTCTTCAAATTCAGGGCCAGAGGAGTCAAGAGCCGAAGTTCTGCCCTGGGAAATTAGTATTCCTGACCAAGAATCACTACCAGATGGTCTGCACAAACTCAGCCATATTACAACGATTTCGATGTACGGTTCTCGTTTGGTTTCTTTTGCTGAGGGAGGGTTGCCCTCAAATCTGTGCAGCCTCACCCTTTTCGGTTGTCGGTATCTAACGGCCCTGCCCAACGGCATATACAatctctcttctcttcaaCATTTAGAAATACGAGCTTGTCCACGCATAGCATCCATTCCTGAGGAAGTTGGTTTTCCCCCCAATATTACAGAACTACATATTGAAGGCCCGAACATCTGTAAATTATTCTTTGATTTGGGGTTCCACAACCTCACCTCAGTTCGAGATCTCTTCATTAAAGACGGATTGGAAGACGAGGTGTCCTTCCAAAAGCTTCCTAATTCTTTAGTCAAACTGAACATCAGAGAATTTCCTGGACTAGAATCCCTGTCCTTTGTTCGCAACCTTACTTCATTGGAAAGACTTACCCTCTGCGAATGTCCGAATCTCATTTCCTTGCCGAAGAATGGCCTACCTCCCTCACTTGTTTATGTAGATATCTATTCATGTCCTTATCTGGAGGAAAGGTGCAAAGTGAAGGGAGTATATTGGCACCTGGTAGCTGACATACCCTATGTCAGGCTAAATGGCGGTCTTGTCCTTCATCCCCGtgaatgttcttga